The following is a genomic window from Vitis vinifera cultivar Pinot Noir 40024 chromosome 6, ASM3070453v1.
ttttatggtATATGCATATGCAGATGGTATAGCATGTGGAGATTCCAGTGAAATCCCAAAAACATTTTGTTCACTATATAGCCATGAACTCATCCTCTCTTAAGGTTTTGCTGCACTGGCCTATTTCAATATTGGCCCTTGTGATCTTCTTCAGTACTACTTGTGTAAGTGCAACACAACCTCATTTGCTAAGGCTGGGTGTGCTGGGGCGCACATTTCTGAGAGAGCCTGCAACATTTTCTGAATCGGTTTCTGAAGAATTTCAGACTTTTTATTACAACCAAACATTGGATCATTTCAACTATAGGCCTGAAAGCTACATCACTTTTCAACAAAGATATGTGGTGAATTTCAAGTACTGGGGTGGTGCAAATGCCAGTGCTCCCATATTTGCTTATCTGGGTGCAGAAGCAGACCTGGATTATGACTTGTCTGGTATAGGATTTCTCACAGATAACGCTCATCAGTTTAAGGCTCTTCTGGTGTATATCGAGGTTAGTATATTTGGGAGCTTAATGTTTATAGCTCATCAGTTTAAGGTTTGATGGCTGAAGTGCTTTTTTATAAACTCAGCATAGGTACTATGGGAAATCAATTCCGTATGGATCAAGAGAAGAGGCCTTCAAAAATGCTAGCACTCTAGGGTATTTCAACTCCGCCCAAGCTATTGCAGATTATGCAGAGGTGCTTATATACATAAAGAAGAAATTGCTTGCTGAGAATTCCCCGGTCATCGTGGTCGGAGCTTCTTATGGGGGAAGTAAGTTACCATGTCGAGTACTTAATCTGAGTGTTTTTCATAACATGTCGTTAAACTCTGTTTCTATCTCTCTTTTCCTAATTCAGTGCTAGCTTCATGGTTCCGGCTAAAGTATCCTCATGTTGCCCTTGGAGCTCTGGCCTCTTCTGCCCCCATactttattttgatgatattacTCCCCATAATGGATACTTCTCCATTGTCACCAAGGATTTCAGAGTAATGTCCTTCGatattctttggtttttttttttttttttttttacactgaGCTAAAAGGTCACATGGATTGGTTATTTTTAACTGCAGGAAGCTAGTGAGAGCTGCTACAAAACTATAAGCGAATCATGGTCTGAGATCGACAGAGTTGCTTCTGAGCCCAACGGCCTTTCAATCCTCAGCAAGAAATTCAGAATTTGCGGGTAAATAAATATCGGTACTCTTCTTTCCTTGCTCTCATTCACGGATTCAGAAGCCAAGACTTAATCTAAGACTCATTAATTTGTTTCTGTGTTGTTTCAGTCAATTGAATAATTCCGATGAGCTCAAGGAGTTCTTGGAAAGAACATACTCTATTGCAGCACAATATGATGCTCCACCAAGCTACCCTGTTACTGTGGTGTGCGGTGGGATTGATGGAGCACCAGAAGGAAGCGATATTCTAAGTCGAATATTTGCAGGTGTTGTTGCTTTTAGAGGAAACATGTCTTGCTATTACACAAGTAATACTACTGATTATCCGATTGAAACAATTCAGGGCTGGGGATGGCAGGTAACTACAGACCCctatcataataaaattataagcaCAGTTGTACTAATTCTCTTGGCTGATCTTTGTGCGCATACAGACATGCAGTGAGATAGTAATACCAATAGGGCGTGGCGTCAATGATACCATGTTTCCTCTGGCGCCTTTCAATCTAACCACCTTTAGCCAGGACTGCACAAGCCTCTATGGCGTCGCGCCTCGGCCTCATTGGATCACAACTTATTACGGAGGCCATGTACTTATATGCTTCTTTCCAATATATTAAGCActtctaattaatttcaaaatagtCACTCTATAATTTTTATGCCAATTGCAGGATATAGAGCTGATTCTCCGTAGATTTGCTAGCAACATCATCTTCTCTAACGGGCTAAGAGATCCTTATAGCATTGGGGGGTAATTGGAAGCACATCGACACAttctttttgtttctgtttCTGTTTCTGTTTCAGTAGGGGtagtatatatgtatatatacacTGCAAAGACACATTcctcaatttgattttttgggtCTTTGATTGTAGGGTATTGAAGAACATATCCAATTCTGTTCTTGCCATTCTCACAGTCAATGGTATGTTTCccaattatgttttaaaccctGTTGTTATCTACAAGgccaaacataaaatatcaaaGCTATTGTATAAGAAAGACCACACATATATTATCTAGAATGACTCAATCATAGcagaggaaaaacaaaacatgataGCTACCATATGGGGGATATAGATTAGAATGGCTCTATCATTGTCAATTCAACTCAATGGAATATGCTCTATTGGAAAGTTATATAATACAAGTCTCACTCTGCAGGGTCCCACTGCTTGGATTTACTCCCGGCGGCTTCAACTGATCCGGAATGGTTGGTGATGCAGAGAAAGGCCGAGGTTGAGATCATTGAAGGTTGGATCGCTCAGTACTATGTCGATCTTCATGCCATAACAAAATAAAACGAACCCTGCTTAATCATTGTAAGAAGTAAGAACTAATGGTGTTATCATATTTGGAGAGATCAAAAGAAGTGGTTCCTTTGCAATGGGATATGTTGCGGGTGCTATTTGAATTGGAATTGATAATACAAACAGGAGAAATATTTGATGTTGGCTCACATTGTTGGTGGTGTTGTGGGTACCAATTTAGGCCCACCTCTAATAAATGTTTAAGTTGTGAAggcaaaagaaagaaattgctCCCGAATTTGACAGTATGAGGGAAAGGGGAAACGATTTGAAAGCTTCCAGTGGAAGAAGATGAGCTTTACTTAGCCCTATCTGCTTTGTCGGCTACAGGGATTGTATTAGCTAAGCCGTAATTCCACAAGAATGCATATTAGACCTTGTTTGGACagcatttttacttatttatttatttatttttattttttttcaattggaGCCCAAAGTTGAAGCCACTGTTATAATTTTTAGATGGTAATATTGGTTATAAACATtagattaaatattaaataattttttgtacaGGTCAAAacactagttttaattatatgttCTTCACTTTCATATTAAACtcttttttaagttataaattttttgagcAAAATTTACCAATTTGCATagaattaagtttaaaaaataggtttttgacTTCTTAGAAGTAGATCCAAATAAGACCTAAGTCCATTTGGTTTTAGAAGGTTAAAAGCATGTTTTTTTCCCCAAAAGTTAGCAttggataaaattttaaaatcaaggaGCACTTagtaatcattttttttaaatcatttatttatttattttatatctcatcataaaaacactttttaaataattaaaagtatttatgattaaaaacattttcaatagaAGTATTACAAGCAAAAAATTCTTTGACGAGGATGATAAAATTATATTCTCTGAGGAAATGAGACAATTGTGTTTTAGACCTAGTTGGGTCTACAAATTAAGTTTTGATTCATATAAGTTTACTATTTAAGTCCAAAACTTAGaggaaatgtgaaaattgagaagaatgatatgaattttttatcttttcaaaaatgatatttattgactattaaaaaaaaaggtagaaaaatattaatttaaattttattccttttgcaaattccaataaaatttaatataatttagagatttggaaaaaaaatacacccttttccaaaaaaataaaaataaattattattatttaaaaatcaaacaccttggaaaatatatatatttaaaattatgtatataaaaaataactaaaaatatgtcaaatttattttttaaaaataatatatttttttaaaaaaattagttttataaaaataataaaattttagaataattattaaaaaaaattaagataaaaaagtttatcaaacattatggtagaaaatagttttgaagggtatattggtctcttcatattttatatcattctcaTCAATTATACAACTTTCATGagtcaaatcttaatttttgggccaaGTTGGGTCCAAAAGACAATTGTCCTAAGGAAATTTCATGCTACcttgagagagagtgttttgactattaaattatgttgttggTGCATAAGGTGGAGGAGACTTGCAACAAAGATAAATCTTATCCTCGTGCTAAAACAAAAAggttattaaatttaataaattatttttatatattactttaagtcaatttaattaattttaatttttttatatataaatattaaatttagtatttttttttccttattgctTTCTGAGACCAACACTTAAACAATCTAACAAGTTTTGGGTATGTCATGTCAAGGGAgtatgtaaattttttataatagtatgatgcattaaaaaaataataatttgtaaaatatagtagtaaaaataatattttcaaaactatcATAGTTTCAACACATAAGAAAGAGACCATGATAAAATCTATCCGGaaacttcaaattaataaaaaatagtctattatttctttttcttttaaaaaaaaatgcaaaaattgtCTAATCAAGAGgggatttctaaaaaaataaaaattaaaaactaaaatcgtttcttgaagagacgatttcttaaaaacaagaaaattatatCAATACAAGAATCATCTCTCCAAAAgactatttctaaaaaatattgttaaaaaattcTCCAAAGAGATGatttctcacaaaaaaaaaaaaaaaaattgatttcaattttcttgaaaaaaatacaaattttcatctctcatatatttaaatttttttaataatagatgtagtataaaattaattgattttatataaaactaattataatttttgtggATATATTACTTgtagataaaaatatttataaaagtataaactAGGTTACATAgtgaattaaatatttattaataaaatattttgataaaaataaaaactaatttaattttatactcTTTTGTTCTTTCTACAATAcataatgaatattttgatttgaaaactttatttattactttattactCCTTTCATTTTCacattactttttaatatttttttaattaattggatCACAATTATTTTTGCTCAAGTTAGAATCTTgaggataaataaattttaatttttttataagtgatcatgttaaatttttcttaacttaaattatattatatttaacttgtaacaaaaaatgtttgaaagtttttttaaaaataaaaattttaaattaaattatggatttgattttatttgagtttttaaaaaaaatatatatattaggaattttagtttatttcagtttttaaaaaataaatcaatatttgtAAATTGTATTTAAGCATTAGAcataacttttaaaatatatatttatttgtaaattattacATAACTTTTAACATGTAAAgaatatacatttattattaaattgtttGAACGTTAGATAcaatttttaacatttagaatatatttatttttaataaataaaaaattcatttaaaaaattttaaaattacaaaatctattagatattagaaaatattattattattttttaaagagaaaattagaaaaggaagaaaaaattatCCTTTCAATTAAAGTTTAATTTCTTATCTATCAACTGATTtgtaaagatataaaaaaaatcagaaaattaaaatgtgattattgatttttaaaataaaatttcaaattaaatgaagATTATTATGAACAAATATCTATTTTATagtaaacttaaatttttattgcaaacatatagtttaaaattatataattttttttaaaaaaaaattgacatgttatattttttaaatagttatacaacttagagtgtgtttgacattGTTTCTAGGAAATGTTTATAACCTTTATaacatttgaataataaaaaattacaaatattaaaattttttaaaatacattctAAAATCActaaacatattattattattatcatcttaTTAAAACGATGAAAAATGTTATATAAAGAATATCTTGATCATATTTTATGGTTCCTTCCAAGCTTATAATTCTTTGTATCATGATAATGTTTTATTTCTCCTTAAAATGCAGTAACAAGTTAAATATGgcataaattaatttaagaaataacaaaaataaacataaatttatcctcaaagttttaaaattgagtgaaaataaatatgatttaattaaaaatattatttttttaaaaaaggatatTAAGAAGTAATGTCAAAGTGAAATGAGGAAGAAaggtattaaatcaaaatttgaaattaaatttatttttatcctaaaaataacaaaaagaataaaacaatttttttaattgtaaaaataattaattagaataatttaaagaaaaaaggatcaaaatatattttcaataaatatcaagttgaatataaaatagtattattttAGTGCATCTATAAtcaacataatttatatttttataaatgttattatttagaaataatacattaaataattaattgataatattactatttataaataatataaccatgttaattaataattatttttacatattgaatttggtatataaaattaattaattttataataataataataataataataataataataataaataaataatgatatttttgaaatgttccatatatgaaaataaaaatagccgatgttgtatttttaataagttttaatcaatattttttataatatattgagttggaaaaattatgaatttgtaATAAAGGAAATGGGGTCACTAGGAAATCCGACATGATTTTGGTCAAATCAATAATTGATTGATTTGCATAGAGCCAGACCATCCATTCAAGCGGTTTGACCATCCAACCTTTGAACGGTCCAATTTGTAGGATTAGACCAAAATTGGACCAAGATCCAACCAATCCAACCATTGATGGTCCAATTCGTTGGACCGGATCGAAGAAGCCATCGATGGTTAGACCaactgatttttaaaatatcaaacataatttCACAATATTTCCTTTAATCATGGACCACGCCTTGGTGGGGTCTCcatttctattgtttttaaattgtcGGGCTGATGGTATGTGtccattattttcattttataaaaataaaatataaaattattttttctttaaagtgGCCagttattattatgattttcaCGTTTTCCATTTTGGGGCTGCGGTCATGTAAAAAATTTGTATAGGGAAAGCAAGGAAGCACTTGTGGAAGAAAGGGCTTCTCAATTATGAAAGCAAGAAAAACGTTTTGCCCATGTGGACCACTTAAATAATACTCAATCCATACGATTCAGTATTACTGCGACTTGAAATAGGGACAAGCCACATGGCTATGGGCCATGCCGCGCCTTTCATTATTCTAGAGttagaaatatgaaaattacattaATTACCTGTCACATTCTCCCAATGGAAAAGTGTTTGGAGGTTAAGAAAATCAATGAGAATCAAGAAATACATTGATTGATAAACAGAGTTTGCTTTCTGTCCATGGAGAAGCAACTGATGTCTACCTACAATGTATTTTGGTATGTAAGACTATTTGTTTGGCGATGAATTACTTTTTcacctaaaaagtgtttttgaa
Proteins encoded in this region:
- the LOC100244772 gene encoding uncharacterized protein LOC100244772 isoform X2 gives rise to the protein MNSSSLKVLLHWPISILALVIFFSTTCVSATQPHLLRLGVLGRTFLREPATFSESVSEEFQTFYYNQTLDHFNYRPESYITFQQRYVVNFKYWGGANASAPIFAYLGAEADLDYDLSGIGFLTDNAHQFKALLVYIEHRYYGKSIPYGSREEAFKNASTLGYFNSAQAIADYAEVLIYIKKKLLAENSPVIVVGASYGGMLASWFRLKYPHVALGALASSAPILYFDDITPHNGYFSIVTKDFREASESCYKTISESWSEIDRVASEPNGLSILSKKFRICGQLNNSDELKEFLERTYSIAAQYDAPPSYPVTVVCGGIDGAPEGSDILSRIFAGVVAFRGNMSCYYTSNTTDYPIETIQGWGWQTCSEIVIPIGRGVNDTMFPLAPFNLTTFSQDCTSLYGVAPRPHWITTYYGGHDIELILRRFASNIIFSNGLRDPYSIGGVLKNISNSVLAILTVNEKGRG
- the LOC100244772 gene encoding uncharacterized protein LOC100244772 isoform X1, whose product is MNSSSLKVLLHWPISILALVIFFSTTCVSATQPHLLRLGVLGRTFLREPATFSESVSEEFQTFYYNQTLDHFNYRPESYITFQQRYVVNFKYWGGANASAPIFAYLGAEADLDYDLSGIGFLTDNAHQFKALLVYIEHRYYGKSIPYGSREEAFKNASTLGYFNSAQAIADYAEVLIYIKKKLLAENSPVIVVGASYGGMLASWFRLKYPHVALGALASSAPILYFDDITPHNGYFSIVTKDFREASESCYKTISESWSEIDRVASEPNGLSILSKKFRICGQLNNSDELKEFLERTYSIAAQYDAPPSYPVTVVCGGIDGAPEGSDILSRIFAGVVAFRGNMSCYYTSNTTDYPIETIQGWGWQTCSEIVIPIGRGVNDTMFPLAPFNLTTFSQDCTSLYGVAPRPHWITTYYGGHDIELILRRFASNIIFSNGLRDPYSIGGVLKNISNSVLAILTVNGSHCLDLLPAASTDPEWLVMQRKAEVEIIEGWIAQYYVDLHAITK